A stretch of Nitrospira sp. DNA encodes these proteins:
- a CDS encoding caspase family protein — MALVFAWSFLTAAGVEPVHAQLGKPEGLYYKSWAVVIGVENYLLAPPIPGVVNDAKTVAQAFRQMGFDDVLEVYDKDASFRHLQQVFTNFLPRKVGRMDRLVVFFAGHAGVTLDADGKELGYLVPWDAQVNNVAKSVTFEQLKEFTRRSASKHTLLIIDAGVRGWETTAAQQLSLEGRLSPEADTERRAAQVITAGDKGEVSLRPGGKSLFTASVLAGLQGAADLNKNGWLMASELGAYLEKEVTSASQGQQHPISARLDGDGDTVLIEGRKAAFTLGTGPQTPAERQQAARAQYEQAFALLQEGKRTEEALERLNRAIEYNPAFGNAYVLKSYLRLEVLPNLDEALVTGQLAVQHAPDNPDSHYTLGLIYEKRGSFAEAEQAMLQALKVNAGYQDVYFSLGTLYADHLKDQPKAVEAFRRYLELGGSDSRAKSVVTEADAASKR; from the coding sequence ATGGCGCTTGTGTTCGCATGGTCGTTTCTCACCGCCGCCGGTGTTGAGCCCGTCCATGCCCAATTGGGGAAGCCCGAGGGGCTCTATTACAAGTCTTGGGCGGTCGTCATCGGTGTTGAAAACTATCTCTTGGCTCCGCCGATTCCCGGTGTGGTGAACGATGCCAAGACCGTGGCTCAGGCGTTTCGCCAAATGGGGTTTGACGATGTCCTTGAAGTGTATGACAAGGACGCCAGTTTCAGGCACCTTCAGCAGGTGTTCACGAATTTCCTTCCCCGGAAGGTCGGGCGGATGGATCGGCTGGTGGTCTTTTTTGCCGGTCATGCCGGAGTCACGCTGGATGCCGACGGGAAAGAACTCGGCTATCTCGTGCCGTGGGATGCGCAGGTGAATAATGTCGCCAAGTCGGTGACCTTCGAGCAGCTCAAGGAATTCACCCGCCGGTCGGCGTCCAAGCATACGTTGCTCATTATCGACGCGGGGGTCCGCGGGTGGGAAACCACCGCAGCGCAACAGCTCTCTCTGGAGGGCCGGTTATCGCCGGAGGCGGATACGGAACGGCGCGCGGCGCAAGTGATTACGGCGGGGGACAAAGGCGAGGTCTCGCTTCGTCCCGGGGGGAAGAGTCTCTTTACGGCGTCGGTGCTGGCTGGGTTGCAGGGGGCGGCCGATCTCAATAAGAACGGGTGGTTGATGGCCTCCGAGCTCGGGGCCTATCTGGAGAAGGAAGTTACGAGTGCCTCGCAAGGCCAGCAGCATCCGATCAGTGCCAGGCTCGATGGCGATGGGGATACAGTGCTGATCGAAGGACGCAAGGCGGCCTTTACTCTTGGCACGGGGCCCCAGACCCCAGCGGAGCGGCAGCAAGCCGCCAGGGCGCAGTATGAACAGGCCTTTGCGCTGCTTCAGGAAGGGAAGCGGACGGAGGAGGCGCTGGAGCGGTTGAATCGCGCGATTGAGTACAATCCGGCGTTTGGGAATGCCTATGTGCTCAAGAGCTATCTTCGGTTGGAGGTGCTCCCGAACCTGGATGAAGCGCTTGTCACCGGGCAGCTTGCCGTTCAACACGCGCCGGACAATCCGGATTCGCACTACACGCTCGGGCTGATCTATGAAAAGCGGGGCAGCTTCGCGGAGGCGGAACAGGCGATGTTGCAGGCGCTCAAGGTGAATGCCGGGTATCAGGACGTCTATTTCTCCCTCGGGACGCTGTACGCCGATCATCTCAAGGATCAGCCCAAAGCCGTCGAGGCGTTTCGCCGTTACCTGGAGTTGGGCGGAAGCGACTCACGTGCGAAATCAGTGGTCACTGAGGCCGATGCTGCCTCGAAACGCTAG
- the acs gene encoding acetate--CoA ligase codes for MSEDIETLLKESRTYQPTDKTKAAAHIQDYEAAYKQSIADPEAFWSGVAKELDWFTPWSRVLEWNYPLAKWFVGATCNISYNCLDRHVKGGRKNKVAVIWVGENDTERVFTYGQLYREVCRCANALKKMGLKKGDRVTIYLPKIPEQIVAMLACARIGAIHSVVYSGFSAPALASRIRDAEAHLVITADVGYDRGKVIPLKPVVDEALKTCPTVERVVVVRRQKPEIALASPKEIDWHDWLKNEKPECEAAKLDAEDPLYILYTSGTTGKPKGVVHVHGGYMVGTYITAKYVFDLKDDDVYFCVADPGWVTGHSYIVYGPLLNGATILTAEGKPDYPNPGRWWDLIERYGVSIFYTTPTAIRLLMRYGEDWPKKFDLSTLRILGSVGEPINPEAWEWFHRVTGGDKPIMDTWWQTETGSILITPLPTVPLKPGSATRPFLGIEADVVDREGHSLPANVGGFAVIKKPWPSMMRTIYKDPERYKTYWNTIPNCYTAGDVCHKDADGYMWFMGRADDVIKVAGNRLGTAEVESALVSHHAVAEAAVIGKPHKTVGESIKAFIILKQGETESPELIQAIKDQVKAELGKIGVPSEIDIVQSLPKTRSGKIMRRVLKAKELGQDPGDISTIEE; via the coding sequence ATGAGTGAAGACATCGAGACCCTCTTAAAAGAAAGCCGGACCTACCAGCCGACCGACAAGACCAAAGCCGCCGCCCATATTCAAGACTACGAAGCCGCCTACAAACAGTCGATCGCCGATCCGGAAGCCTTCTGGAGCGGTGTGGCGAAAGAGCTCGACTGGTTCACACCCTGGAGCAGGGTTCTGGAATGGAACTACCCGCTGGCCAAGTGGTTTGTCGGGGCGACCTGCAACATTTCCTACAACTGTCTCGATCGCCACGTGAAGGGCGGCCGCAAAAACAAAGTGGCCGTCATCTGGGTCGGCGAAAACGACACCGAACGCGTGTTCACCTACGGACAGCTCTATCGCGAAGTCTGCCGCTGCGCCAATGCCCTGAAAAAGATGGGACTGAAAAAAGGCGATCGCGTCACCATCTATCTCCCGAAAATTCCCGAGCAGATCGTTGCCATGCTGGCCTGCGCGCGCATCGGCGCCATCCATAGCGTCGTGTACTCCGGCTTCAGCGCCCCGGCGTTGGCCAGCCGGATTCGCGATGCCGAAGCGCATCTCGTCATCACCGCCGATGTGGGCTACGACCGGGGCAAGGTCATCCCGCTCAAGCCGGTGGTCGATGAAGCCCTGAAGACCTGCCCCACCGTCGAGCGCGTTGTCGTCGTCCGCCGGCAGAAACCGGAGATCGCGCTGGCCTCCCCCAAGGAAATCGATTGGCACGACTGGCTCAAAAATGAAAAACCGGAATGTGAGGCCGCCAAGCTAGACGCCGAAGATCCGCTCTACATCCTCTACACCTCCGGCACCACCGGAAAACCCAAAGGCGTCGTGCACGTCCACGGCGGCTACATGGTGGGCACCTACATCACCGCAAAGTATGTCTTCGATCTGAAGGACGATGATGTGTATTTCTGCGTCGCCGATCCGGGCTGGGTCACCGGCCACAGCTATATCGTCTATGGCCCGCTCTTGAACGGCGCGACGATCCTGACCGCGGAAGGCAAGCCGGACTATCCCAATCCCGGCCGCTGGTGGGATTTGATCGAGCGCTACGGCGTCTCGATTTTCTATACCACCCCCACCGCCATTCGCCTCCTCATGCGCTACGGAGAAGACTGGCCGAAGAAGTTCGACCTCTCGACCCTGCGCATTCTTGGCAGCGTCGGCGAGCCGATCAATCCCGAAGCCTGGGAATGGTTCCATCGTGTCACCGGCGGGGACAAGCCGATCATGGACACCTGGTGGCAGACAGAAACCGGATCCATTCTCATCACCCCTCTGCCGACCGTCCCGCTGAAGCCCGGCTCGGCCACGCGCCCGTTCCTCGGCATTGAAGCCGATGTGGTGGATCGCGAAGGCCACAGCCTCCCGGCCAACGTCGGCGGATTCGCCGTCATTAAGAAGCCCTGGCCCTCCATGATGCGGACCATTTACAAGGATCCGGAACGATACAAGACCTACTGGAATACCATCCCCAACTGCTACACCGCCGGCGACGTGTGCCACAAGGATGCCGATGGCTACATGTGGTTCATGGGCCGCGCCGACGACGTGATCAAAGTCGCGGGAAACCGGCTGGGCACGGCGGAAGTCGAGAGCGCCCTGGTCAGCCACCATGCCGTGGCCGAAGCAGCCGTGATCGGCAAGCCGCACAAGACCGTCGGCGAGTCCATCAAGGCCTTCATCATCCTGAAGCAGGGCGAGACCGAGAGCCCGGAACTGATCCAGGCAATCAAGGATCAGGTCAAGGCCGAGCTGGGGAAAATCGGCGTCCCCTCGGAAATCGACATCGTCCAATCCCTGCCCAAAACCCGCTCCGGCAAGATCATGCGGCGCGTGCTCAAGGCCAAAGAATTGGGCCAGGACCCCGGAGATATTTCGACCATCGAAGAATAA
- a CDS encoding penicillin-binding protein activator LpoB, with protein sequence MGTRRGWLGVMAAVGLILSGCGQETKITRVDAGVVTDLSGRWNDTDSRMVAETMVKEALGYPWLGNFTQGKHRQPVVVVGTILNSSHEHISVQTFVTDLERELTNSQKVTFVAGKGERDELRTERKEQAMYAREDTQKAPGKEIGADYMMKGTISTILDEADGTKAVFYQIDLQMVDLESNAKVWYGQKKIKKVIEKKRTIF encoded by the coding sequence ATGGGAACGAGGCGCGGATGGCTGGGTGTCATGGCGGCGGTGGGGCTCATCCTGTCCGGATGCGGACAGGAAACGAAAATCACGCGAGTCGATGCCGGGGTCGTGACCGACTTGAGCGGGCGATGGAACGATACGGATTCCCGCATGGTGGCGGAAACCATGGTCAAGGAAGCGCTCGGCTATCCCTGGCTGGGCAACTTTACGCAAGGGAAGCATCGCCAGCCGGTGGTGGTGGTGGGGACTATCCTGAATAGCAGCCACGAGCACATCAGCGTCCAGACCTTTGTGACGGATCTGGAGCGTGAATTGACCAACTCCCAGAAAGTGACCTTCGTGGCGGGGAAGGGCGAGCGGGACGAACTGCGCACCGAGCGAAAAGAACAGGCGATGTATGCCCGCGAGGATACGCAAAAGGCTCCCGGCAAAGAGATCGGCGCCGATTACATGATGAAGGGCACGATCTCGACCATTCTCGATGAAGCCGATGGCACCAAGGCGGTGTTTTACCAGATCGACTTGCAGATGGTGGATCTGGAAAGCAATGCCAAGGTCTGGTACGGACAAAAGAAGATCAAGAAAGTCATCGAGAAGAAACGCACGATATTCTAG
- a CDS encoding HigA family addiction module antitoxin, giving the protein MAMHNPPHPGEFIVQVYLEPNNLSGRELAGKLSVAASTLNRILTGASRISPDMALRLSKALGRSPESWLAMQSNYDLWQAMQHVKLGKVEKVRLTAA; this is encoded by the coding sequence ATGGCTATGCACAATCCTCCCCATCCCGGTGAGTTCATTGTCCAGGTCTATCTGGAACCCAATAACCTGAGCGGGCGCGAACTGGCCGGGAAGCTCAGTGTGGCTGCTTCAACGCTGAATCGCATTCTTACTGGTGCGAGCCGTATCAGCCCTGACATGGCGTTACGCCTTTCCAAGGCTCTTGGCCGTTCTCCGGAGAGTTGGCTCGCCATGCAGTCCAACTATGATCTTTGGCAAGCCATGCAGCATGTGAAACTCGGCAAAGTTGAGAAAGTCCGGCTCACAGCGGCCTAA
- a CDS encoding IPT/TIG domain-containing protein — protein MKNRTDGRVLCLSLILGLLVIVSGTSAFAESKKSSGKSKTATGAPKGSAGKPTYQSAETAGKAPACFGIAPTITIVSPDEGKAGDKVTLTGTNFGVAECVRTVSFGPGRTATFKLENANTITTTVPSGGRKGMAILTVTTASGEDSKPFLVK, from the coding sequence ATGAAGAATCGCACTGATGGGAGAGTCCTATGCCTGAGCCTCATCCTGGGACTGCTCGTCATCGTAAGCGGAACCAGCGCCTTCGCGGAATCCAAGAAATCATCCGGAAAGAGCAAGACGGCGACGGGAGCCCCGAAAGGCTCAGCCGGAAAACCCACCTACCAGAGCGCCGAAACCGCCGGAAAGGCTCCTGCCTGTTTCGGAATCGCCCCGACAATCACCATCGTCAGTCCGGATGAAGGAAAGGCCGGAGACAAGGTGACCTTGACCGGTACCAACTTCGGCGTCGCGGAATGTGTGCGCACCGTCTCCTTCGGCCCCGGTCGCACCGCCACATTCAAACTGGAAAACGCCAACACGATTACGACCACCGTTCCAAGCGGCGGACGGAAAGGGATGGCCATCCTCACGGTCACAACCGCGTCCGGCGAAGACTCGAAACCGTTCTTAGTGAAATAA
- a CDS encoding tetratricopeptide repeat protein produces MSRLPHCPTHNRRLPTVCLLLTGLCALSATDVLAGNQLAAKQSAQIHQPTPQEAAATLLRQAQALRAQGDLNGVIATVRQVLERQPSLTEARYLLATTLEETHDRDGAIQEYETIVKQSPAHLESHFRLGILYGQLNNYSAAIRALYAVLSLNPNHIAARFNIGLAFRKTGDQDWAKRHFELLLKQDPGHAGAHTTLGNIYYEQGALTQAITEYRAALTTEPGHLRARRNLALALKRSGDLPGAIAEYQEALRSQNMDPTLHVEYAETLQASGRTTEAAHVYREALALVPQTGHQSALQARIEHQLKQLVP; encoded by the coding sequence ATGTCGCGTCTACCTCATTGCCCTACACACAACCGGCGTCTCCCGACTGTCTGCCTGCTCCTGACCGGGCTCTGCGCCTTGTCCGCCACCGATGTTCTGGCGGGGAACCAGCTCGCCGCCAAACAATCAGCCCAGATACACCAACCCACACCACAGGAAGCCGCCGCCACATTGCTGCGCCAGGCGCAAGCCCTGCGGGCGCAAGGAGATCTGAACGGCGTGATTGCAACGGTACGGCAGGTGCTCGAACGCCAACCCAGCCTGACGGAGGCGCGCTACCTCCTGGCGACGACGCTCGAAGAAACCCACGATCGTGATGGTGCCATTCAAGAGTATGAGACCATCGTCAAACAGTCTCCTGCCCATCTCGAAAGCCATTTTCGCCTCGGCATTCTCTACGGCCAGCTCAACAATTACAGTGCCGCCATTCGGGCCTTGTACGCGGTCTTGAGCCTCAACCCCAACCATATCGCGGCCCGCTTCAACATCGGCCTGGCCTTTCGCAAAACCGGCGACCAGGACTGGGCCAAGCGCCACTTCGAACTGCTCCTCAAGCAGGACCCCGGCCATGCCGGAGCCCATACCACCTTGGGCAACATCTACTACGAGCAAGGCGCCCTCACCCAGGCCATCACCGAATATCGCGCCGCGCTGACCACCGAACCGGGACACCTGCGCGCGCGCCGCAACCTCGCCCTGGCACTGAAACGATCCGGCGACCTTCCCGGAGCGATCGCCGAATACCAAGAGGCGCTGCGCTCACAAAATATGGACCCAACCCTCCATGTCGAGTATGCTGAGACACTCCAGGCCAGCGGGCGAACGACCGAGGCGGCCCACGTCTATCGAGAAGCCCTCGCCCTCGTCCCGCAGACAGGCCATCAGTCAGCACTCCAAGCCCGCATCGAACACCAGTTGAAACAACTGGTGCCTTAG